The Longimicrobiales bacterium nucleotide sequence CCAACAGCGTGGCGAGGCAGCGCAGCGCCGTGGTCTTCCCCGCCCCATTTGGTCCGAGGAGGGCATACACCTCCCCGGGGGCGACCTGGCAAGTCAGTCCGTCGACCGCCGTGAGGGGGCCGTAGCACTTCGTGAGCGCGTCCACTCGAATCATGGCAGAGATACTGGACGGCACATACAAGATCGACAACCGTAGAAGCAACCCCGAAGCGACGTCGCCACATCGAAGGAGCACATGGAAAACATCTCTGCGGGAATGTCAGAGCGCCGGCTGATCATGCTGGCCGCCGATGGTGAAGCCCGCGCGATCCGGACCTTATACGACCGGTACGCGCCGCGGGTCTATGCCGTGGTGCGCCGAATCGCCGGCGACGACGATCTCGCTCAAGATTATGCGCAGGAGGCCTGGATCCGAGCGATCCGCGCTCTGCCGACGTTTAGGGGAGACGCTCGCTTTTCAACGTGGCTGCACAGAATCGCCGTGAACTCGGCGCTGCAGGCGCTCAGGAAATCTGAGACACGACGGAAACGGGAAGCACCGATCCCCGACCAAGTGCCCGTGGCTCCCCGGGGCGGCGACGCACTTTTGCAGAAGCATCTGGAGAGAGCACTGGATGTGCTGCCAGAAGGAATGCGGCGCGTCCTCATTCTCCACGATGTGGAGGGATATACACATGAAGAGATCGGAGACACCCTCGGGGTGACCTCCGGGACATCGAAGTCACAACTGTTCAAGGCACGGGCGAAAATGCGTGATCTACTTTCGAGCTTGAGCGGTGCATCGCAGGAACACGGAGCAGAAGCATGGAGCATCTAACTGCCGAGACATTGGCCGGACTGGTAAATGAAGTCGCCCAGCCGGAGGAAGCAGCCCACCTAGCCGAGTGCCAAGTGTGCCGCGCCAAACTCGATGACTATCGGGAACAAACTGAAGCGCTCGGCAACCTTCCCGAGATCGTGCCTCCGCACGGCGATTGGGGCGTCCTCGAGGCACGATTGCGCTCAGAGGGTCTCGTTAAGACACCTGGGGCATTCGAGAAACTCGGCCTCGCTCAGACGCCCGCGTGGATGAAGGTCGCCGCTGCGGTGATGCTCTACTTGGGAGGCACAGGCACCGGCGTAGTCCTGGCGCATAACGACAAGCCCCAGGCCTTGGGTGAAATGGCGATGATGTCAGACCCCACGATGTTCGCCAACTCGGCGACTGTGGACGACGCAGCGTCAGCGGTTCGAATCGCGGAGCAGTACTACGTCAGCGCATTGGCGCGGTACCGCGAACTCATGTTGACGGAATCAGGCGGACAGCCTGGTGTCGACCAGATGAGTAAATACGCAGCCTTGGAGCATCTCGCAGCCGCGAGCCAAGCAGCACTGCGACAGGCGCCAGGAGACCCTTACTTCAATGGCCTCCTTGCGTCGGTCCTCGGAGAGCGGGAGGCGACCGCGAGAATGGTCTCCCGTAAGGACAACTGGTTCTAACCATGATCCGCACCCTTTTGAGACTCGGCGCGCTCGCGCTGCTGGCGGCTCCCTTCCCCGTCCTGGCACAAGGCGTGTCGTCTTCGCGGGGGTGGATCGGCATTTCCTTCGTGGTCGAGGCCGAAGGCACTCCCAGTGGGATACGAACCATCGTGCGTATCGACTCCGTAAACAATGGAAGCCCAGCTCAAGCCGCAGGACTCCGCGCTGGTGATCATCTGGTGAAGGTCAACCACATCGCGGGACCCGATTCTCTGATGAACTTGGTCGAATACCTTCACTTGGATCCTGGCGACCCAGTGTCGTTGGTCGTTGTCCGCGACGGCCGCCAACGGGAGCTGATGCTGTATGCCGCGGATCGCGGCGGGCGGGCGGGCGCGGCGCGTACCTTCACCTTGAGTTTCCCCCCGGATTCGATGGTCGAGACGATGTCTCGCGCCATGGACTCGCTGCGTATCCGCTTGGTAGAGGCGAATGGCGATGTGCGCGTCATCAAGCGGGGCGGCACGAGCAACATCCGCTCGGTCGGGCCTGCCACACAGGTCCGAGTCGAAGCTCAATTGGCGGACGCCGCGCCACGCACGGAGCGACTTCGTTCGATCGATGAGTTCGCGAACGAGTGGATCGGCAGAGAAGTACAAGCTCCGTTTGGATTCGGCCTATTCAGAAGTGAGGCGAACGACTCGCTGGAAGGGGAGATGCATGATCTCAATCGCCTCTACCGAGAGTTGCGGGCCCGAGAAGGTGAGCGGCTCCGGCAGATCATGGGCGCTCAAGGAGGCATGCTCCGAGTTGTGGACCAAAACGATCCCGTTCTCAGGGACGTGCGGGTGACGCTGGGTGAGCTGGCTAACGAAGGCCGTCGGCTGCGGAAGGCGATGGACAACGCCGCTCGCCAGAACGGGAACGCGGTCTACGTCCGTTCAGCTCCGAGGGTGACGGGGTTCATACCCGACGGCACAGAGCCCCCGCAGGGAGCATTCAGTCCGCTGGCTCCTTACCTACTGGGTGAGAACCGGGCGGCAGGCGCGGAGATGATGGATATCAACTCCGACTTGGCAGAAGCGCTCCAGGTGGAAAGTGGCGTCCTGGTCCTCGAAGTACCTGACGGGACGCCGGCCGGTCTCGCAGGCATCAAGGCCGGAGACGTGATCATCCGGATCGACCAGGTCTTGGTGCGCTCTGTGGACGACCTCCGCGTTGGGCTTTCCAGGGCGAGCGCTGAAACACCGGTGACGCTGATTCGCCGCGGTACAAGCCGGCAAGTTCTTCTGCGCCGCTGACTACTCGTAGCGCAAAGCGTCGATCGGATCCAGAATCGCAGCTCGCCGCGCCGGCCACATGCCGAAAAACAGGCCAATCGCCGCGCTGAACCCGATGGCCACAGCGACGGCCTCAGGCGCGACAACGGTTTCCCACTCAGCCACACGAGTCATGACCTCAGCGGCCCCGTAGCCAACGGCAACTCCGATGAGCCCGCCCATTACACACAGGAAGAGCGCTTCAACGAGGAACTGCGTCATAATGGCGCGGCGTGTCGCCCCCAGAGCCTTTCGGACGCCGATCTCGCGCGTCCTCTCGGTCACGGATACGAGCATGATGTTCATAATGCCGATGCCGCCCACCAGGAGGCTGACACCCGCAATGCCGGCGAGCAGCAACCCGAACGTCTCGTTCGTTTCGTTGAACGTCGCCAGTAAGTCTGCCGAGTTACGGATGTTGAAGTCGGCGTCGGCTCCTGGCCGGATACGGTGCTCCCGGCGCATCACGCGATCGATCTCGCCAAAGGCCTGATCGAGCTGTTCCGTCGTCTCTGTGGAGGCGTAAATCGCATTTAAGCGGTCCCGCCCCCCCATGACCCGGTATTGAGCCGTGGACTGCGGAATAAAGATTTGATCATCCGGACGGAAGAAGGCCGCATCACCCTTTTCCGTTAGCACCCCGACGACCTCGAAGGGAATCCCCCTGACTTGAATGGTCTGCCCGATCATGACTTCAGCCGGTGTCTCACCCAACTGGTTCGGGACGTTGAATCCGAGCACGGCGACTCTGCGACGCCCGTTGACCTCGCCTTGGTTGAAGAAACGTCCCGCAGAGAGCTCCATATCGTAGATATCGAAGTACTCAGGCCAGGCGCCCGTCACCGTGTTGTTCGCGTTCCAGCGCAGATAGGTGATCTGCATGCGCGAACCTAGCTCCGGGGAGACCGTTAATAGGCCCCGAGTCGCATCGCGGAGCGCCTCCGCGTCCTCGATGCGCATGTTCGCGTCACCACGTGACACCCCGAAGGAGAACTGCTGACCCGGCCGAATCGTGAGCACCGTGGTGCCCATGCGGTTGATCTGCTCTTCGACGCGTTGCTGGGCGCCCTCACCGAGCGCGACCATCGTGATTACCGCAGCAACACCGATCACGATGCCCAGCGTGGTGAGAATGGACCGCAGGATGTTCGCCCGTACGGCGCCCATTGCTACCAGGATGATCTCGAAGATTAGCATGATGCCTTTATCGACCCCGACCGCCGCCAAACGGCGAGCCGCCACCCATACGCTCACGCATTCGGTTGAGGAACTCGGTCTGCTGAGCCATGAGCTGAGCCGCACCGACCACCACGAGCGTCTCGCCCTCTTCAACACCACTCACGATCTGGGTCCTGTCCCAGTCGTTTAGACCAATCTGGACGAGGCGAGGCTCGGGGATGCTGTCTGCACTTAAGATGAACACCACCGCCGGAAGAGACTGGCGTGGTGGTGCCCCGCCATCAGCCGTCGAAGCTCCACCTCGGCCACCCCGGCCGCCGAAGCCTCCGCTGCCTGCGAGTGATGCCATGACGGCACGCATAGAGTCCTGGGTGATCTCACCCGCGTCGACCTTGGCGCGTAGGTTCTGTAGCTGCGCCATGACCCCCTCCTGGGCTCCACCTTCCGCGCCGGCAGTAGCAGCCGCATTCGCCGCCGGAGCCGCCACCTCACGAGGCGCGCTCGCCGGCGCCGCGTCTCCGCCGCGCTGACCACCACCACGCGCGCCACCGAAGCGACCACGGCCCGCGCTCATGAACTGGGTCAAATCCAACTCTTCGAGATCGAGTCCGAGCGCCATCGCGGCCGGGCCCACATCCGTCGTTTGTACGATGGCGTTGTTGGGCACGAGGACAACGTTGCGCGCTTCATCCACAAAGACTTCGACCTCCGCGTTCATCCCGGGCTTCAGCAAGCCCGCGCGGTTGTCGAGGCTCACGATCACGGGGAACATGGTGACGTTCTGCACGACCTCGGCCTGGGGCTCAATCTTATCCACGAGCCCACGGAAGGTGCGGTCCGGAAAAGCCTCGACGTTCACGTTGGCCTCCATTCCTGGCTTGAGGGCGCCCATGTCGGTCTCATCGACGAGCGTCCGGACCTGCATTTCAGCGAGGTTCGCCATAATGAAGAGCGTCGTGCCGCCGGACACATTCCCAGAAGCGGACTGAATCACGGCGCCTTCTTCGACGTTCTTCTGGAGGATCGTGCCCGCCATGGGCGCACGGATTCGGACGTCGTTCAGCTGCAACTCCGCCAAGACGAAGTTCGTCTGCGCTCTGACCAGGCTGGCCTGAGAGTTCGCGAACTCGAGCCTGGCGCTCTCATGCTCTTGAGGCGTGATCACCTGAGCCGCGAGGAGTTGATCCGACCGTTCGAGCTGTGCCTGACCGATCTCCATTCTGGCTTCTGCTACCGCCAGGTCCGCCTCCATTTGGTCGAATCGATTCTGCACGTCGCGAGGATCTACGTCCGCCAAC carries:
- a CDS encoding sigma-70 family RNA polymerase sigma factor: MENISAGMSERRLIMLAADGEARAIRTLYDRYAPRVYAVVRRIAGDDDLAQDYAQEAWIRAIRALPTFRGDARFSTWLHRIAVNSALQALRKSETRRKREAPIPDQVPVAPRGGDALLQKHLERALDVLPEGMRRVLILHDVEGYTHEEIGDTLGVTSGTSKSQLFKARAKMRDLLSSLSGASQEHGAEAWSI
- a CDS encoding PDZ domain-containing protein; this translates as MIRTLLRLGALALLAAPFPVLAQGVSSSRGWIGISFVVEAEGTPSGIRTIVRIDSVNNGSPAQAAGLRAGDHLVKVNHIAGPDSLMNLVEYLHLDPGDPVSLVVVRDGRQRELMLYAADRGGRAGAARTFTLSFPPDSMVETMSRAMDSLRIRLVEANGDVRVIKRGGTSNIRSVGPATQVRVEAQLADAAPRTERLRSIDEFANEWIGREVQAPFGFGLFRSEANDSLEGEMHDLNRLYRELRAREGERLRQIMGAQGGMLRVVDQNDPVLRDVRVTLGELANEGRRLRKAMDNAARQNGNAVYVRSAPRVTGFIPDGTEPPQGAFSPLAPYLLGENRAAGAEMMDINSDLAEALQVESGVLVLEVPDGTPAGLAGIKAGDVIIRIDQVLVRSVDDLRVGLSRASAETPVTLIRRGTSRQVLLRR
- a CDS encoding ABC transporter permease; translated protein: MAARRLAAVGVDKGIMLIFEIILVAMGAVRANILRSILTTLGIVIGVAAVITMVALGEGAQQRVEEQINRMGTTVLTIRPGQQFSFGVSRGDANMRIEDAEALRDATRGLLTVSPELGSRMQITYLRWNANNTVTGAWPEYFDIYDMELSAGRFFNQGEVNGRRRVAVLGFNVPNQLGETPAEVMIGQTIQVRGIPFEVVGVLTEKGDAAFFRPDDQIFIPQSTAQYRVMGGRDRLNAIYASTETTEQLDQAFGEIDRVMRREHRIRPGADADFNIRNSADLLATFNETNETFGLLLAGIAGVSLLVGGIGIMNIMLVSVTERTREIGVRKALGATRRAIMTQFLVEALFLCVMGGLIGVAVGYGAAEVMTRVAEWETVVAPEAVAVAIGFSAAIGLFFGMWPARRAAILDPIDALRYE
- a CDS encoding efflux RND transporter periplasmic adaptor subunit encodes the protein MKQKLSRLALAALVAVGVSSCTEGEAAEDTRSALQLEEVTVGDLIISAEATGTVEPVREVEVKSKASGEIQRLMVDIGDVVEPGALLADVDPRDVQNRFDQMEADLAVAEARMEIGQAQLERSDQLLAAQVITPQEHESARLEFANSQASLVRAQTNFVLAELQLNDVRIRAPMAGTILQKNVEEGAVIQSASGNVSGGTTLFIMANLAEMQVRTLVDETDMGALKPGMEANVNVEAFPDRTFRGLVDKIEPQAEVVQNVTMFPVIVSLDNRAGLLKPGMNAEVEVFVDEARNVVLVPNNAIVQTTDVGPAAMALGLDLEELDLTQFMSAGRGRFGGARGGGQRGGDAAPASAPREVAAPAANAAATAGAEGGAQEGVMAQLQNLRAKVDAGEITQDSMRAVMASLAGSGGFGGRGGRGGASTADGGAPPRQSLPAVVFILSADSIPEPRLVQIGLNDWDRTQIVSGVEEGETLVVVGAAQLMAQQTEFLNRMRERMGGGSPFGGGRGR